A segment of the Erythrobacter sp. F6033 genome:
CGATCATCCATTTCTGGTCGCTGATCTTCCTGTATATCTGGGCGGGTCCGCACCACTTGCACTATACCGCGCTGCCGGATTGGGCGCAGACGCTGGGTATGGTGTTCTCGATCATGCTGTGGATGCCCAGCTGGGGCGGGATGATCAACGGACTGATGACGCTCAACGGAGCATGGGACAAAGTCCGCACCGACCCGATCATCCGTATGATGGTGATGGCGCTCGCATTCTACGGAATGAGCACATTTGAAGGGCCAATGCTGTCGATCAAAGCGGTGAACAGCCTGTCGCACTACACCGACTGGACCATCGGCCACGTCCATTCGGGCGCCCTGGGCTGGAACGGAATGATCACATTCGCCTGCGTCTATTTCCTCGTGCCCAAGCTTTGGAAGAAGGATCGCCTGTATTCGTTGAGGATGATCAACTGGCATTTCTGGCTCGCGACGCTCGGCATCGTTTTTTACGCTGCCAGCATGTGGGTCGCTGGGATTACTCAGGGCCTGATGTGGCGCGAATATGGCTCTGACGGGTTCCTAGTGAACAGCTTTGTCGACACCGTCGCGGCGCTCCATCCGATGTATCTGATGCGCGCATTCGGCGGGCTGCTCTACCTCGCTGGCGCTGTCATCATGGCCTACAATATCTGGATGACCATCGCCGGATATCGCCGTGAGGAAGCGCCGATGGGTGACACCGCTCATGACGAGCAAGCGGACCGTCCGATTGTCACCCGCCCTCAACCAGAACCTGCTGAATAAGGAGGCTGAGAAGATGAGCACCAACTCACCCAAACCCACTCCTTCTCAAGGCGCTTTCGAGGGCCACAAGAAAATTGAGAAAAACGTCACCATACTGGCGGCGGCAACCCTTGTGACAGTGGCCATAGGCGGGATCGTCGAAATCGCTCCGCTGTTCTGGATCGATAACACGATCGAGAAGGTCGAAGGCATGCGGCCTTACACCCCTCTGGAGCAAGCAGGGCGCGACATCTACATTCGCGAAGGCTGCTACACCTGTCATAGTCAGATGATCCGGCCCTTTCGCGATGAGGTGGAGCGCTATGGCCACTACTCGCTGGCAGCCGAAAGTATGTATGATCACCCGTTCCAGTGGGGGTCGAAACGCACTGGTCCGGACCTTGCGAGAGTAGGCGGTCGTTATTCGGATACGTGGCATGTCCAGCATCTGAAAAACCCGCAAAGTGTGGTGCCGCAAAGCATCATGCCGAGCTATTCTTTCCTAGCCAAAACGAAACTGACAGTGCCCGATGCATCAGCCAAGCTAACCGCGCTTAGCCGCGTTGGCGTGCCGTATTCGGACGCGGACATTGAGATGGCCGAGAATGATCTCTTTGCCCAAGCCGATCCGGAGCGCGATGCGGGAGATCTGCAAGAACGGTATCCCAAAGCGCAAATCCGCGATTACGACGGCGATCCCACGCGCGTCACCGAAATGGATGCGCTGGTCGCCTATCTGCAAATGCTGGGAACTCTGGTCGATGTCGACAAGGCTGCTGCTCAGACCGAGCTGGCAGAGGAGCTGGGTCGATGAGCCTCTATGAAACGCTGCGTCATCTCGCCGACAGTTATGGTCTGGTGGTGATCTTCGCACTCTATCTCTTGCTGTGCGGATGGCACTTCCTCCCTCGTGCACGTGCCGGAGTTGAGGAAGCCAAGCACTCGATTTTCAAGGACGATGATGATGGCTGATAAAAATCGTGTTGATGAACCCACAGGCACAGAACTCGTCGGCCATGAATGGGATGGGATCGAGGAGCTCAATACCCCCCTTCCGCGCTGGTGGCTTTGGACCTTCTACGCGACCATCGCGTGGAGCGTCGTCTATGTCGTGCTCTACCCTGCATGGCCGATGGTAAGCCAAGCGACCGAAGGCGTGCTTGGCTGGTCAAGCCGCGGAGCGCTTGCTGACGAAATGACAGCAGCTGACATGGCAAGGGTAAGCACATTCGAACGGATCGCGGTGACGGATATCACCAAACTTTCTGCCGATCCCGAGCTCATGGGCCAAGCCATCGCTGGGGGTGCAGCGGCATTCAAACAACATTGTGTTCAGTGCCATGGCGCTGGCGCAGCGGGCTATGAAGAATATGGCTATCCCAACCTCAACGATGATGACTGGATTTGGGGCGGTGAAATCGGCGATATCGAATACACCCTGACCCATGGCATCCGCTGGGAAGGGTCGGACCAAACCCGTATCTCTTACATGCCAGCTTTTGAGGGCATCTTTGAGCGCGAACAGGTTGATGCTTTGGTCGGCCATGTCCTTTCGCTTAGCGGGAACGGATCGAGCAATGCGGTGGGCGCTGAATTGTACGCCGCCAATTGCGTGGCGTGCCACCAAGCGTCTGGAGAAGGCGACCAATTGCAGGGTGCGCCTGCGCTCAATGATGCAATCTGGCTGTACGGCAACAGCGAAGCGAGCATTCGTCAGCAGATCCTCGCTCCGCGTCATGGCGCAATGCCGGGCTGGAGCGATAAGCTCGACCCGGTAACAATTCGCATGCTTGCCGCATACGTCCACTCACGAGGCGGCGGGGAAGATACCGCCCAAGATGCACCAATTGCAGAAACCAGTGAGCAAGAAGCCGCTCAGCAAGAGGTATCGGGAGCGGAGGGTGATGACCGCCTCTGACCAACTCGAACAGCCCAGCAAATGGGTTCGTGCTCTCGACAAGACTGGCATCACTCGCGGCGGCCCGCCGAGTAACGGCCCGCTCTATGAAAAGCGAAAGAGTGTCCATAACAAACGGATCGATGGCCCGTTTCGCCGATTTAAATGGCTGGTTATGGTGGTCACACTTGCGATCTATTACATAACGCCGTGGCTGCGCTGGGATCGCGGCCCATACGCGCCTGATCAAGCGGTGCTTATCGATCTTGCAAACCGCCGTTTCTACATGTTCGATATCGAGATCTGGCCGCACGAGTTTTATTTCGTTGCTGGCATGCTGATCATGGCGGGTATTGGCCTCTTCCTGGTGACAAGTGCGGTTGGCCGGGCCTGGTGCGGCTATGCCTGCCCTCAAACTGTGTGGACCGACCTCTTTCAGCATGTTGACCGCTTTATCGACGGAGACCGCAATGCACGCATGCGGCTGGACAAGGCACCGTGGGGGCCGTCCAAGATCGCCCGACGTGGCGGTAAATGGGGCATCTATCTGCTGATCAGCCTCGTCACTGGCGGCGCCTGGATTCTGTATTTTGCCGATGCGCAAACTTTGTTTGTTGAATTCTTCACGGGAACGGCTTCCCCGGTCGCCTATATGACCGTTGCGGTGCTTACTGGGACTACGTTCTGGCTAGGCGGCTTTATGCGCGAACAAGTGTGCATCTACATGTGCCCATGGCCCCGCATTCAAGCCGCTATGCTCGATGAGCAATCCTTGATCGTTACCTATAAGGATTGGCGCGGCGAGCAGCGGGGCAGCCTCAAGAAAGCGCAAAAAGAACTCGAGAAATACGGCGATTGCATTGATTGCCGTGAATGCATCGCGGTCTGTCCCACCGGCATCGATATCCGCGAAGGACAGCAGGTTGGTTGCATCACCTGCGCCCTTTGCATTGATGCATGCGATCGGGTCATGAAGGATATCGGACGTCCGCGCGGCCTGATCGACTACGCAACTCTGGATCAATGCGAGGCAGAGGCCGCGGGTGCGCCAGCGATGCCCGCGTGGAAGGCATTGCTGCGCCCGCGGACATTTATCTATTTCGGTATATGGGGGGCAATCGGTACCGCGATGCTGTTCGCTTTGGGCACCCGCTCGCACACGGGGCTGACCGTTTCTCCCGACCGCAACCCACCCTTTATGTTGATGAAGGATGGATCGGTACGCAACGCATACACTTTGCGGTTGCGCAATATGGAAGGGCGCCCGCGTGATATGGAAATCGCGCTATCGGGCCTACCGCGGGGCGCAGTGATGTGGACCGACCGCATCGGGCGAGATGAGGCTGCTGCGACTCAGAAAATCGCCGTTCCTGCCGACGAAACCCGCGTTGTGCGTGCGTACGTGACGATCCCGGCGGGCAGCAGCGCAGATCAATTCACATTTGAGCTGACATCGCTTGATGAACAGCGCGAACAGGACGCCGAACCAACAACATTCGCCATGCCCGGAGGCAATTGATGAGTGCAAAGCCAACAAAATCCCGGTTCACTGGTCGGCACATGGCGGCAATCCTGATCTTTGGCTTTGGTATTGTCGTGGCGGTCAATTTCACCATGGCAGGTTTTGCGACGGGAGGTTTCCACGGCGTCGTGGTCCAAAACTCCTATGTCGCAAGTCAGCAGTTCAACACTTGGCTGGAAGAAGCCGAAGCGGATCAAGCGCTGGGATGGGAAGTCGACGCGAAACGCGATCAGGACGGATATCTTGATCTCACCGCTAATGGCGTTCCCGAAGGCGCCCTGATCACCGCAGAGCTGCGCCGCCCGATAGGCGTGCGCGACTATGCGTCTGTGACGTTTGAGCAATCAGAAAATGGTTCATACCGTTCGACCACTCCGGTGGATGAAGGGCGATGGACCATTCGCATCTCGATTGAAGCTGATAGCGAAACATGGTCCGCAGAAGACGAGCTGAGATGAACACGCTTGCTGCCCCTGTCGCCACGGACGAAGGTGCAATTAGCACGACGCGATTTACGGTGCCGGGCATGCGCTGTGCTGGCTGCATAGCCAAGCTTGAGCGCGAGCTTCCTAAGATTGCGGGCGTAAACGGTGCACGGGTCAATTTTTCGGCCAAACGCGTCGCAATTGAACACGATGAGGGCATGCGCGAAGATGATCTCGCCGAAGCGATCCTAAAGCTAGGGTTTGAAGCGCAACAGGTCGAAGATAACCCGCTTGGCCAGGAGGTCGCAGAGCGCAAAACTTTGATGCGCGCCTTGGGGGTTGCGGGCTTTGGCATGATGAATGTCATGCTGCTTTCGGTAAGTATCTGGTCTGGAGCCGAGGGCGCGACGCGCGACCTCTTCCATTGGCTTTCTGCGCTGATCGCCATGCCTGTGATCGCCTATGCCGGGCGTCCTTTTTTAGCATCGGCATGGATGGCGCTCAAACATGGGCGCACCAATATGGATGTGCCCATTTCTATCGGAGTGGTTCTGGCAACCGCTTTAAGCCTGTACGAGACGATAACTGGCGGCCCGCATGCATATTTCGAAAGCGCCGTCATGCTGCTCTTCTTCCTTCTCGCAGGGCGCGCGCTTGACGCGGAAATGCGCACGCGTACGCGCGCAGAAATCGGTGCTCTGTTAGGGCGGATGGGCAAGACAGCGAGCGTGATCGGCCCCGATGGTTCAACCCGGCGCCTACCAGCGCGTGAGCTTGAACCGGGGATGTTGGTGCTGGTTGCTGCGGGTGAAGCCTTGGCCGCCGATGGCGAGGTCGAACAGGGCGCCAGCTCGATCGACAATTCGATGCTGACCGGAGAAAGCGCGCCGGAGCGCATCGGTGTTGGCTCTGCAATTCACGCAGGGGCAATCAACATCACCGCCCCCATCCGTTTGCGCCTCACCCGCACCGCCGAAGACACTGCAATCGCCGAAATCGCACGATTGATGGATGAGGCGGGCCAATCTCGCAGCCAATACGTACGGATCGCCGACCGCGCCTCGCGCCTTTACGCACCCGTCGTTCACACGCTTGCCGCACTCGCTTTTGTCGGGTGGATGATCGCCGGGGCTGGCTGGCATCAGTCTCTGGTCATCGCCATTGCCGTGCTAATCATCACATGTCCGTGTGCGATGGGCCTTGCGGTTCCCACCGCTCAGGTTGTGGCGTCGGGCGCACTGTTAAAGCGGGGTTTGCTTGTCAAAGATGGCAGCGCGCTGGAACGGCTCGCTGAGGTGGATGTGGCGCTGTTCGACAAGACTGGTACGCTGACCTTGGGGGAACCACGCGCCGACATCGCGGAGCTTGATAGCAAGGCGCGCAGTGTTGCCTTAGCGCTGGCCCAAGCGAGCAGGCATCCATTGAGCAAGGGGCTGGCCCTAACCTTGCGCGAAGCAAGTGTTGCGCCAGCACCTGTCTCGGACATTTCAGAGCATAGCGGGCAAGGCATTAGCGGTCAGTGGAATGGGATGCGGGTCGCACTCGAGCGGCCTGGCAACGCTGAAGAAGGCCTCGCCGCCGCGCTAGTCATTGGCGAGCATCACCATGTTCTGCACTTCACTGATCCTATGCGCAGCGATTGTGCGGCAACGCTTGCGACGCTGGCCAAGCATGGCGTTGATGCGAGCATACTGTCGGGGGATCGTCATGCACCGGTTGAACACGCCGCGAAGCAGCTCTCGATCCCCTTTGCTGCAGAGGCGTCTCCGCAAGATAAGCTGGCCGCTCTCGCGTCGCTGAAAGATCAAGGGCGAAAGCCGCTTATGGTCGGCGATGGCCTCAATGATGGACCTGCGCTTGCTGCCGCACACGCTTCGATAGCGCCAAGCACTGCCAGCGATGCCAGCCAACAGGCGGCAGATGCGGTGTTTATTGGCGAAAAGCTGTTTCCGGTTGCTCTTGCAGTCCGGGTCGCGCGGCGCACGATGGCCGTCGTGCGGCAGAATTTCGGCTTTGCTATCGGGTATAATGTGCTGGCCATACCGCTGGCTGTGTTTGGCTATGTCACGCCGCTCATCGCGGCGATCGCCATGTCGTTGAGTTCACTGGTCGTGGTCGCCAATTCACTGCGCCTCGCCAGCAGCGCAAAAGGAAACGCGCCATGACTAATCTGGCTTTCTTGATCCCGATCGCGCTCTTCATGGGAGCGGCTGGTCTTGCCGCGTTTTTCTGGGCCATGCGGTCTGGTCAGTACGAGGATATGGACGGGGCTGCGGCTCGTATTCTAATCGACGAAGAGGATACGGAACAATGAATGCCGGCCTTATCGTATCGCTGGCTGCGGTCATACCGATGGCCACTGGGCCATTCCCGCAAGAACAGCGCAGCTTGGTCGCGGGCCTCTGCAATGGCGAGCAAATTGTCATTCCTATTGGAGATGACGAGCAGGAGCCTGGACGCGACTGTCATCAAAAGGCCTGCCATGCGGGTGCTTGCCGCGAAAAGGCCAAGAGGTCTCGCACGGTTTGATCTAGCGCAAAGACGCGCTGCCGTTGATCTTGTTCAAGGCTTCTTATGTGGCCTTATCATCCAGAATTGCTCGAAACGCCGGTGCCGCGTTACACGAGCTATCCGACTGCCGTCGATTTTGGCGAGCTTCCAACCGCTGCTTTGACGCATGCAATCGAAGGGGCGAGCGGGGACATCTCGCTTTACCTTCACATTCCGTTTTGCGAGAGCATTTGCCATTATTGCGGGTGCAATACGGGTAAAGCCAATCGCAAGCAGCGTGTGGAGAGTTACCTCGCTGCTCTCCATACCGAAATTGAAACGGTCGCTTCGCTCCTGCCGCGCGACGCCAGAGTTCGCCGGATCGCCTTTGGCGGTGGCAGCCCCAACGCAATCGAACCGAGCCAGTTCATTGCGCTTGTCGATGCACTGGGCCGCAATTTCTGGCTGGGCGACTGCGAGTGGTCAATTGAATTGGACCCGCGCTCCATGAGCAGCGTCTGGGGTGAGGCCGTTGCCGAGGCAGGCATCACACGCGCCAGCATGGGAGTGCAGACCTTTGCCGCGCATTGCCAGAAAGCAATCGGGCGCGAGCAGAGTGACGCGATGATTTGTCGCAGCATTGATTGGCTGCGAGACGCGGGTGTGACATCGCTGAATTTCGATCTGATGTATGGCTTGCCCCATCAAAGCGCAGACGACCTCGCGGACAGTCTCGAATACACAAAGCTGCTTGGTGCCGACCGGATTGCGGTGTTCGGCTATGCCCATGTGCCGCATTTGATCGCCCGCCAGAGAATCATCGACGCGGGCGCTTTGCCAGATGCGAAGGCACGCTTTGATATGGCCGCGATGGCGCATGAGTTTCTCACCAACGAGGGCTATGATGCAATTGGGTTCGATCATTTTGCCTTGCCGAGAGACCCGATGGCAATCGCGACCCAATCAGGCCGTTTGCGCCGCAATTTTCAGGGCTTCAGCGATGATCCGGGTGAAGTGCTGATCGGTTTGGGCGCAAGCGCAATCAGTGGCTTTCCCCACCTCATCGCTCAAAACGAAAAGAACAACGGTCGATACCGGATGAAGGCATCGCAAGGGATGCTCACATCAAGTGTTGGCGTGGTGAGAAATCGCGAAGATCAGATGCGAGGCAAGGTGATAGAAGACTTGCTGTGCAAGGGTTTTGCCACACTTCCACCCTGTATCTACGCCTCGTGCGGGATCAAACTGGACCGTTTCATCGGACGAAGCTTGGCGCGGTTTGATGGGATGACCTTTGTAATTCAACCAGCAGGCCTGCCATATGCGAGAGCCATAGCGGCGCAATTCGATCAGTTTAGAGAGGTCTCACAGCGGCGCTTCAGCTCTGCAATTTAAAGCCCAGGTCAGATGCGGCCTGTGACTTAGCCGAGCTCTTGGAAGAGTGTCCGATAGAATGAAATTGGGTCGGGAGCGGACTTTCCTCTTCTAGCGATGTGCAACCAGAACCGGACCTTCCGCTTCCGACCCAGCTCCGGCCGTTCCGATACGCGCACCAGTCCCAGACGCACCGAATTGAGGCCTTAAAGGTAGGCCGGAACGCAGTCTTTGAGTTGACATTGCGTGCGAATGGAACAAAATAAGAACATATGTGTGATTCGGAGCAATCCATGTCCAGTTTACGTGGGCGGCTAACTGATGTTGCGTGTGTAAATGAAGCCTCTTGCAAAGAGCGATTTGCTTCAGGTCACGCATCTCTCGACGCCTATCTTGATGGAGGTTTTTTGCGTGGGCAGCTGCATGAAATCTTTGCCGACTCTGATGAGGATAATGGGTGTGCAGCAGGGGTTGCAGCCATGCTTTCATTGCGCGCCAAGCAGACAGGTAAGAGCATTTTGTGGCTCCGCACTCTGGCGGCATCGCGCAAAGGCGGACGCTTTAATCCCGCTGGTTTCGCGGAATTGGGCGGAGATCCATCGGCTTTGTTTATCGTGGTCGCTCCTGATGAAGCGACGCTTCTCAGATCAGCTGTCGATGCGTTGCGCTGTGACGACTTTGGCGCAGTGGTAATCGAATGCTGGGGCTCGCCTGCCATTCTCGATCTAACCGCCAGTCGCCGACTGACGTTGGCTGCCGATCGCAGCGGCGCGACCGCAATTATGTTGCGCCTTGGTGCGCGCGAACAACCCAGTACGGCAAGCACGCGGTGGGCGGTGCGATCGGCATTCTCCCGCCCTCTCGAAGCCAACGCTCCGGGTCATCCGACCATGGATCTGACCTTGCTGCGCAGACGCTCTGGCCCTTCTGGCAAAAGCTGGCGGGTGGAGTGGAGCCGTGACAACCAGTGCTTCCAGGAACATCAGCAATCCACCTTCAGACAAAAGCCAAAGACGCTTTCTGGCTCTGTGGTTCCCTTTTTTGGCGTCGGACAGGCTGCAGCGAGAGAGAGAAGTAAGCTTATCGCCTGAACGACCTCTTGCGTTTGTTGAAAAACAAAAGGGGGCGATGCGTCTTGTGGCGCTCAACCGGGCCGCACTGGAATGCGGGCTTACCCTAGGATCAAACTTAGCTGATGCGCGGGCGGTTGAGCCAGAGTTGATCGTGTACGATCACAACCCTCAAGCCGATGCAGAACTGCTCGATCAGATTGCTGATGAATGCGTGCGCTATACGCCAATGGTCGCCGTGGAACCACCAGATGGCCTGGCACTCGATATTACAGGCAGCGCGCATCTTTCAGGGGGAGAGATGGAGCTTCAACAGGATGTTCGAGGCTGGTTCGCGAGTCAGCAGATTGCAACACGCCTGGCATGCGCATCCTCTGCTGAAGCGGCGAGCGCTTTGGCTCGCTTCCATCGCGGCGAGGTAGCGGACGAAATGCAGGCAATTCGTTCTTTGCCTGTGGCTGCGCTGCAGCTTGATCCCGAAGCCGATTTGGGATTGCGCCGAGCAGGGCTGAAAATGATCGGTGATGTGATGGACCGCCCGCGCAAAGTCATCGCCGCGCGTTTCGGAGCCGCAAGCGTTTATCGGCTGGAACGTTTGATCGGGAAAAGTGCAAAGCCGCTTGATACGCGTAGACCCCAGCGTTCTTTCACCTTTCACCGCCGCTTTGCTGAGCCCATCACAAGCAAGACCTATTCTGTCAGCGTGCTGCGCGAATTGCTTGATGAAGCCAACGCAGAACTCGCTGGTGAGAACCTTGGTGGCCGCGCCTTTGAAGCGCGTTTCAACAGGGTCGATGGTGCAGTCCAAAGCCTGTATATCGAAACCGGCCGATCGACCCGAGACAGCACCGCGATTGCCAGACTCTTCGATGAACGATTGGATGGTTTGGCCGACCCGCTCGATCCCGGTTTCGGTTTTGACAGCGTCGAGCTTGCTATCGTTCAGACCGAGCTTTTGAAGTCGCAGCAGGAAGATATCGAAAAAGAGGTAAGGCGCGACAATACACTGGCGGAAACTCTGGATATTTTGCGCGTCCGACTGGGGCGCAACCGGGTGCTGCGTTTTCGCCCGAACGACACGCATATTCCCGAAAACACCCAAATTGCGCTGCCTGCTATAGATGCAGGGCATCCCTTTGCCTGGCAGTCAGCAGAGCTGGGGGAACCTCCTTCACGCCCGCTGCACTTGTTCGATCCGCCGCAGCGCATTGCTGTCATCGCAGAAATTCCCGACGGGCCGCCAAAACGGTTTCGCTGGCGCAAAAAAGTGCGCGATGTCGCGCGGCATGAGGGGCCAGAGCGGATTGCATCGGAATGGTGGAAAGCGAGCGAAGACCCGCTCGGGCGTACGCAATTGACGCGCGATTATTATCGCATCGAGGATACAGAGGGACGGCGGTATTGGGTGTTTCGTCATGGCCTTTATGGCCGCGAAGCCGATGATCCGAACTGGTATTTACACGGGCTGTTTGCCTGATGCCGGATAAAACACCTGTGGCTTTTGCAGAGCTTGTCGCTGCGACCAATTATTCATTCCTGCGCGGGGCATCGCACCCTTCCGATATGGTCGCTCAGGCAATCAACCTTGGGATGAGCGGCATCGGCATTGCGGATCGCAACAGCGTTGCCGGCGTGGTGCGCGCGCATGTTGCCCTGGGTGATGCTCTGGAGAAATTGCCCGAAACACAGCGATCTGCTTTCGGCTTTCGCCTGGTGGTTGGATCGCGGCTCTGCTTTGTTGACGAGACGCCCGACATTATCGCCTATCCGACCACGCGCTATGGCTGGGGCCGACTGACACGCCTGCTTACCCTCGGTAATCTACGAACATCAAAAGGCGGCTGCCTGCTGCAATTGTCCGATCTGCTCGCCCATTGTGAGGACATGGTTTTCATTGCCATGGCAGAGCCTCGTGATGCCAAGCACAAGGCTGCGCTCGCTGCCTTGCATGGTGCTGCGCCAGACATGCTGTGGCTTGGTGCTACTATGCACCGATCTGGAAAAGACGAGCGTCGGCTTGCCCAATTGACCGCTCTATCCAGCGATCTGGCTATTCCCCTGCTTGCGACCAATGATGCGCTCTACGCAGAGCCAGAAGACCGGCAATTGCACGATGTGCTCACCTGCATAAACGAGGGCACAACGATTTCCGAAGCCGGCAAGCGGCTGGCTCCCAATGCTGAGCGGCATTTGAAGGGTCCGTGGGAAATAGACCGACTATTCAAAGCGGCTCCACAAGCCATCGCTGCCAGCCAAGATATTCTATCGCGGATCACGTTTACGTTCGACGATTTACGGTATGAATATCCGCATGAGCCAGTGCCCGAAGGTTGGGAGCCACAGGATTGGCTGGAACATCTCGTGATAGAAGCCGCGCGCGAACGCTGGCCCGAAGGCATTCCGCCGAAAGCAACGGCAATGATGGAGGAGGAGTTCGCCCTCATCCGTAAAGCAAACTATGCCTATTACTTCCTGACAGTCCACGATCTGGTTAGATTTGCACGCAGCCAGAAGCCGCCAATTCTATGTCAGGGGCGCGGCTCGGCGGCGAATTCCATCGTTTGCTATCTGCTCAAAGTGACGTCGGTCGATCCAGTCGAGCACAATTTGTTATTCTCTCGTTTCATGTCCGAAGAGCGCAAAGAACCGCCAGACATTGATGTAGATTTCGAACATGAGCGACGCGAAGAGGTGATGCAATATGTGTATCGCCGGTATGGCCGCGAGCGCGCCGGGATTTGCGCCACTGTGATCCATTACCGCCCGCGCAGCGCTGTGCGCGAAGTTGGCAAGGTGCTTGGCCTGTCGGAAGATATGACCAACCGTATGGTCAGCACCGTTTGGGGCAGTCATTCCGGCTTGCTTAAAGATACACAGATTGAGGAAAACGGGTTCGATCTCAGCAACCCCCAGGTCGCGCGCCTTAAGCTGCTAGTCGATCAGATCCTCAAATTTCCGCGCCATCTGTCTCAGCATGTTGGGGGTTATGTGCTGACGCAGGGACGGCTCGATGAAATAGTGCCGATTCATAATGCCGCGATGGAGGACCGCACATTTATAGAATGGGACAAGGACGACATTGACGCGCTGGGCCTGATGAAAGTTGATGTGCTGGCGCTGGGCATGCTCACCTGCATTCAGAAAAGCTTCGACTTGATGCGCAAACACGGCCTTGGCGATTTTGAGCTGGACACAATCC
Coding sequences within it:
- a CDS encoding DNA polymerase Y family protein encodes the protein MRLVALNRAALECGLTLGSNLADARAVEPELIVYDHNPQADAELLDQIADECVRYTPMVAVEPPDGLALDITGSAHLSGGEMELQQDVRGWFASQQIATRLACASSAEAASALARFHRGEVADEMQAIRSLPVAALQLDPEADLGLRRAGLKMIGDVMDRPRKVIAARFGAASVYRLERLIGKSAKPLDTRRPQRSFTFHRRFAEPITSKTYSVSVLRELLDEANAELAGENLGGRAFEARFNRVDGAVQSLYIETGRSTRDSTAIARLFDERLDGLADPLDPGFGFDSVELAIVQTELLKSQQEDIEKEVRRDNTLAETLDILRVRLGRNRVLRFRPNDTHIPENTQIALPAIDAGHPFAWQSAELGEPPSRPLHLFDPPQRIAVIAEIPDGPPKRFRWRKKVRDVARHEGPERIASEWWKASEDPLGRTQLTRDYYRIEDTEGRRYWVFRHGLYGREADDPNWYLHGLFA
- a CDS encoding error-prone DNA polymerase, which produces MPDKTPVAFAELVAATNYSFLRGASHPSDMVAQAINLGMSGIGIADRNSVAGVVRAHVALGDALEKLPETQRSAFGFRLVVGSRLCFVDETPDIIAYPTTRYGWGRLTRLLTLGNLRTSKGGCLLQLSDLLAHCEDMVFIAMAEPRDAKHKAALAALHGAAPDMLWLGATMHRSGKDERRLAQLTALSSDLAIPLLATNDALYAEPEDRQLHDVLTCINEGTTISEAGKRLAPNAERHLKGPWEIDRLFKAAPQAIAASQDILSRITFTFDDLRYEYPHEPVPEGWEPQDWLEHLVIEAARERWPEGIPPKATAMMEEEFALIRKANYAYYFLTVHDLVRFARSQKPPILCQGRGSAANSIVCYLLKVTSVDPVEHNLLFSRFMSEERKEPPDIDVDFEHERREEVMQYVYRRYGRERAGICATVIHYRPRSAVREVGKVLGLSEDMTNRMVSTVWGSHSGLLKDTQIEENGFDLSNPQVARLKLLVDQILKFPRHLSQHVGGYVLTQGRLDEIVPIHNAAMEDRTFIEWDKDDIDALGLMKVDVLALGMLTCIQKSFDLMRKHGLGDFELDTIQHEDSEVYDMLCAGDSIGVFQVESRAQINMLPRMKPREFYDLVIQVAIVRPGPIEGDMVHPYLRRRSGVEAVNYPSPKPPHDPDELKSVLGRTKGVPLFQEQAMKLAIVAADFSPEDANRLRRAMATFRNVGTINQFEKKMVDGMVARGYERSFAERCYKQIQGFGSYGFPESHALSFARLVYVSSWIKCHHPAVFACALLNSQPMGFYAPAQLVRDLREHGGEVRASDINASDWDNSLEPCESGKLTLRLGFRQIDGFRKEWSEQLVAARSGANFTSIEDLARQADLPRRALRLLADADAFRSIGEDRRQALWNVRRMPKGELPLFAAAKARELREEEDTPLPPMPLSDHVVADYQTTRLSLKGHPMGFLRERFQSEGVLSCAEADAAKNGAKVRTAGVVLTRQRPGKGNAVFVTIEDETGIINALLWARHMERLRRPVMASRLMLLEGEVQRSKEGVVHLMVSNVIDRTSDLNHMSETHHAKLDTSFGDKVADRHPAPGHRHPRDVRILPKSRDFH